From the genome of Populus trichocarpa isolate Nisqually-1 chromosome 15, P.trichocarpa_v4.1, whole genome shotgun sequence, one region includes:
- the LOC7454458 gene encoding transcription factor bHLH118 encodes MFPFQQSYDEFWSQISSNPYQEDIDQDQHQILGQDSLHGISNLNNSSVEEVPQAHTILATSNANDDSGNIRCDEKKVARKEIERQRRQQMSTLHASLRNLLPPDSIKGRRSISDHMSEAVKCIKHLKSNIQDLSVKRDKLKNLSSSSTFEHGTEISDHNLLDSVTVRHYLDGLEIVLTRGPGEEGILLSRVLEAVLEEGFDVVGCTSTQKGQRHYTTIQCQASNLNCIDADRLKGKLIDVISLSRYE; translated from the exons ATGTTTCCATTCCAACAAAGTTATGATGAATTTTGGTCCCAAATCTCCTCTAATCCCTACCAAGAAGATATTGATCAAGATCAGCATCAGATCTTGGGCCAAGATTCCCTTCATGGAATTAGTAACCTAAACAACTCATCAGTGGAAGAAGTCCCGCAGGCACATACAATATTAGCAACTTCAAATGCTAATGATGATAGTGGAAATATTAGATGTGATGAGAAGAAGGTTGCTCGAAAGGAAATCGAACGGCAAAGGAGGCAACAAATGTCCACTCTTCATGCCTCACTTCGAAACCTCCTCCCTCCTGATTCAATCAAG GGAAGGCGCTCAATTTCTGATCACATGAGTGAGGCTGTGAAATGTATTAAGCATCTAAAGAGTAACATCCAAGATTTAAGTGTCAAGAGAGATAAGCTCAAGAACTTGTCCAGCTCAAGTACTTTTGAGCACGGGACTGAGATTTCAGACCATAATTTGCTGGACAGTGTTACGGTCCGCCATTATTTGGATGGATTGGAGATTGTTTTAACTAGAGGCCCTGGAGAGGAAGGGATTCTTCTATCAAGAGTGCTAGAAGCAGTGCTTGAAGAGGGATTTGATGTTGTTGGATGTACTTCAACCCAAAAAGGTCAAAGGCACTATACCACTATCCAATGTCAG GCTAGCAATCTGAATTGCATTGATGCAGATAGGCTGAAAGGGAAGCTAATTGATGTGATCTCATTGTCAAGATATGAGTGA
- the LOC7454459 gene encoding PTI1-like tyrosine-protein kinase At3g15890 encodes MSSLAKKMILKCFCCVARKEEPNISAQNNSREYPWEIYTLKEILHATNNFHDDNKIGEGGFGSVYWGRTSTGIEIAVKRLKAMSAKAEMEFAVEVEILGRVRHKNLLGLRGFYAGGDERLIVYDYMPNHSLIAHLHGQLAVDCLLDWHRRMNIVIGSAEGIAYLHHEANPHIIHRDIKASNVLLDTEFQAKVADFGFAKLMPEGVTHMTTRVKGTLGYLAPEYAMWGKVSESCDVYSFGILLLEIISAKKPLEKLPGGVRRDIVQWVTPYVQKGAFDHIADPRLKGRYDRAQLETAIMIAMRCTDSNPENRPSMMKVVEWLNGGLGRTKGVSVVEDMVDEDEEQDYNGMKYDDDTDYDGYDGTEKVKERRTWQHRK; translated from the exons ATGTCTTCTCttgcaaaaaaaatgattttgaaatgtttttgttGTGTCGCCCGAAAAGAAGAACCAAATATCAG tGCACAGAATAATAGTAGGGAATATCCATGGGAAATCTACACCCTCAAGGAGATTCTTCATGCCACAAACAACTTTCATGATGATAATAAGATTGGAGAAGGTGGATTCGGAAGCGTTTACTGGGGTCGGACAAGTACTGGCATTGAG ATAGCAGTTAAACGATTGAAGGCAATGAGCGCAAAGGCAGAGATGGAATTCGCGGTGGAAGTTGAGATACTTGGGAGGGTGAGGCATAAGAACTTGTTAGGTTTGAGGGGATTTTATGCAGGTGGAGATGAAAGGCTGATAGTCTATGATTACATGCCTAATCATAGCTTGATCGCCCATCTACATGGCCAACTCGCTGTCGACTGCTTACTTGATTGGCACCGGAGAATGAACATTGTTATTGGATCAGCTGAGGGAATAGC GTACTTGCACCATGAGGCCAATCCTCATATAATACACAGGGACATAAAGGCAAGTAATGTTCTTTTAGATACAGAATTTCAAGCAAAAGTAGCAGATTTTGGTTTCGCAAAGTTGATGCCAGAAGGGGTTACTCACATGACCACTAGGGTAAAGGGAACCCTAGGATACTTGGCTCCCGAATATGCGATGTGGGGGAAAGTTTCAGAGAGTTGTGATGTTTATAGCTTCGGAATTTTACTCTTAGAGATCATCAGTGCGAAAAAACCATTAGAGAAGCTCCCTGGAGGGGTTAGGCGTGACATTGTTCAATGGGTCACCCCATATGTCCAAAAGGGTGCCTTTGATCATATTGCTGACCCCAGGTTGAAGGGAAGATATGATCGAGCACAACTTGAGACAGCAATCATGATCGCGATGCGATGCACCGATAGCAACCCGGAGAATAGACCTAGCATGATGAAGGTGGTGGAATGGCTGAATGGTGGCCTAGGAAGGACAAAAGGGGTGTCGGTTGTGGAAGACAtggttgatgaagatgaagaacaAGACTATAATGGTATGAAATATGATGATGACACCGATTATGATGGGTATGATGGAACGGAAAAAGTCAAAGAGAGAAGGACATGGCAGCATCGGAAATGA